A portion of the Microlunatus phosphovorus NM-1 genome contains these proteins:
- the purE gene encoding 5-(carboxyamino)imidazole ribonucleotide mutase, whose product MSGTGARVGIVMGSDSDWPVMSAAAEALAEFGIAYEADVVSAHRMADAMVAYGREAHGRGLEVIIAGAGGAAHLPGMLASLTPLPVIGVPVPLKYLDGMDSLLSIVQMPSGVPVATVAIGNARNAGLLAARILGTGDPELTQKLVEFADALRATAEAKGAKVREARLQG is encoded by the coding sequence ATGAGCGGGACCGGAGCCCGGGTAGGCATCGTGATGGGGTCGGACTCCGACTGGCCGGTGATGAGCGCCGCCGCGGAAGCCCTGGCCGAGTTCGGGATCGCGTACGAGGCCGATGTCGTTTCCGCTCACCGGATGGCCGACGCGATGGTCGCGTACGGACGCGAGGCGCATGGTCGCGGCCTGGAGGTGATCATCGCCGGGGCCGGTGGGGCAGCGCATCTGCCCGGCATGCTGGCCTCACTCACGCCGCTGCCGGTCATCGGTGTCCCGGTGCCGCTGAAATACCTGGACGGGATGGACTCGTTGCTCTCGATCGTCCAGATGCCCAGCGGCGTACCTGTGGCCACCGTCGCGATCGGCAATGCGCGCAACGCGGGGCTGCTGGCGGCGCGCATCCTCGGCACCGGCGATCCAGAGCTCACGCAGAAGCTGGTGGAGTTCGCCGACGCCTTGCGGGCGACGGCCGAAGCCAAGGGAGCTAAGGTCCGCGAGGCCCGGCTCCAGGGCTGA
- a CDS encoding EI24 domain-containing protein → MANVITEAVSGATLLIRGARMLTQRPRLFLLGAVPPLIMSVVFAALLVVLITQLGTIITAITGFAAGWAEAVRTTFRVLAGAGVLGVTLLVMIISFSTLTMALGAPIYDKISEAVDADLPGGLPETGESWASSVPRALKQSVILISISLAAALPLFLAQFIPIVGQTAVPVISACFGGWMLCFELIGPSFERRGQPRLAQRRAAMQRRRWLALGFAVPCFLLLAIPFLAVVVFPVATAGGVLLTRELLDT, encoded by the coding sequence ATGGCGAACGTGATCACTGAGGCTGTCAGCGGGGCGACGCTGCTGATCCGCGGGGCACGCATGCTCACCCAGCGGCCCCGGCTGTTCCTGCTGGGCGCGGTGCCGCCGCTGATCATGTCGGTAGTCTTCGCCGCGCTCTTGGTGGTGCTGATCACCCAGCTCGGGACCATCATCACCGCGATCACGGGGTTCGCCGCCGGATGGGCCGAGGCGGTGCGAACGACCTTCCGGGTTCTTGCCGGAGCCGGAGTCCTCGGCGTCACCTTGCTGGTGATGATCATCTCGTTCAGCACGCTGACCATGGCGTTGGGAGCGCCGATCTACGACAAGATCAGTGAAGCGGTCGACGCCGACCTGCCCGGTGGTCTGCCTGAGACGGGGGAGTCCTGGGCGAGTTCGGTGCCGCGGGCGCTGAAGCAGTCGGTGATCTTGATCAGCATCTCGCTGGCGGCGGCGCTGCCGCTGTTCCTGGCCCAGTTCATTCCGATCGTCGGTCAGACCGCGGTCCCGGTGATCTCGGCTTGCTTCGGTGGCTGGATGCTGTGCTTCGAACTGATCGGGCCCAGCTTCGAGCGTCGCGGCCAGCCCAGACTGGCGCAGCGACGAGCCGCGATGCAGCGGCGTCGCTGGCTGGCCCTGGGATTCGCCGTGCCATGCTTCCTGCTGCTGGCGATCCCGTTCCTGGCCGTGGTGGTCTTCCCGGTGGCAACCGCTGGCGGCGTGCTCCTGACCCGGGAACTGCTCGACACGTGA
- a CDS encoding alpha/beta hydrolase, translated as MSTAGLLMIAPRWQVVAVLTGVAILLPLLIRAIPRRSKPRGARPRWRVVLPTSAALVAIGVGITGLWALPVPELPRPTGPYDVGTTVREWTDPARPEVATPDPDDWRTVVVQLWYPAQPVLPGVERARYLGGTDQEANTISRGLADYLGVPAVLLDGLPRAHGHAVPDSPVASSGGPFPVVLFSPGLGGIRTQNTAWAEDLASRGYVVAALDHPYDSAVVVLRDDRTITTTVAATGDDAEDERRANGWTDIRAADLRFVLDQLELLNRNPDGFPPAGQLNTRLAAATGHSLGGAAALQAARQDHRFAAIIDLDGFPRDPVSAPLPQPILAVAHPLDSGESPAYLPRLTQVLKLSSKKSCLLTVPGTEHLTFTDAPLFLPPLPSLVGALGRSEGPQLTSNISAVFLDATLKNEGGPGAHLSMYGDLSCYRSGRPLPP; from the coding sequence ATGTCGACCGCTGGCCTGCTGATGATCGCTCCTCGTTGGCAGGTCGTCGCTGTGCTGACCGGGGTCGCGATCTTGCTGCCTCTCCTCATCCGGGCGATCCCGCGTCGATCCAAACCACGGGGGGCACGGCCTCGATGGCGCGTGGTTCTCCCGACGAGCGCGGCCCTGGTCGCGATCGGGGTCGGCATCACCGGGCTCTGGGCGCTCCCAGTCCCCGAGCTGCCGCGCCCGACCGGACCGTACGACGTCGGCACGACCGTACGGGAGTGGACCGACCCGGCCCGACCGGAGGTGGCCACGCCGGATCCCGATGACTGGCGCACGGTTGTCGTGCAGCTCTGGTATCCCGCACAACCGGTCCTGCCAGGCGTCGAACGAGCTCGCTACCTCGGCGGCACCGATCAGGAGGCAAACACGATCAGCCGTGGGTTGGCGGACTATCTCGGGGTGCCCGCCGTACTGCTCGACGGACTGCCCCGGGCCCACGGTCACGCTGTGCCGGACAGCCCGGTCGCGTCGAGCGGTGGACCATTTCCCGTCGTGCTCTTCTCGCCTGGCCTGGGCGGGATCCGTACCCAGAACACTGCCTGGGCGGAGGATCTCGCGAGCCGCGGCTACGTCGTCGCGGCCCTCGACCACCCGTACGACTCGGCGGTGGTCGTCCTCCGGGACGATCGCACGATCACGACCACCGTCGCCGCTACTGGCGACGACGCCGAAGACGAGCGACGTGCCAACGGATGGACGGACATCCGTGCCGCTGATCTCCGTTTTGTCCTCGACCAGCTCGAGCTGTTGAATCGCAATCCCGACGGCTTCCCGCCGGCAGGGCAGCTGAACACCAGACTGGCTGCGGCTACAGGCCACTCGCTCGGCGGTGCCGCGGCGCTGCAGGCCGCCAGGCAGGATCATCGCTTCGCCGCGATCATCGATCTCGACGGGTTCCCGCGCGACCCGGTCTCCGCACCTCTCCCCCAGCCGATTCTCGCGGTAGCTCATCCCCTGGACTCCGGTGAGAGCCCGGCCTACCTGCCTCGTCTCACCCAGGTCCTGAAACTGAGCAGCAAGAAGAGCTGCCTCCTGACAGTGCCTGGTACAGAGCACCTGACCTTCACCGACGCGCCGCTGTTCCTGCCGCCACTACCCTCGTTGGTCGGCGCGCTGGGGCGCAGCGAAGGACCGCAGCTCACCAGCAACATCAGCGCAGTCTTTCTGGACGCCACCCTCAAGAATGAGGGCGGCCCTGGTGCTCACCTGTCCATGTACGGCGACCTCAGCTGCTATCGCTCAGGTCGTCCGTTGCCACCCTGA
- a CDS encoding phosphotransferase: MPAPPAVGQRTAWVDVPGDVRRGIEDVLGAPVIHAESQSGGFSPGTADRVRTSTGRRAFVKAVSPDQNPDSPEIHRREADYLAVLPASSRLPKLIGRYDDGYWIAMVMEEIDGECPPVPWSGAQVETAMETLAALAADLTPNPLPGLEPISEGFSPLFAGWRRLKDDPPTDLDPWIAARLDDLIELSESTLPRIDGDTVVHCDVRADNLLVRADGSMVVVDWPWALSGADWLDRFMLLINIDLYGGHDVEDLVARHLTHVDPDLITGTLAGLCAFFVDSARQPPAPGLPTLREFQRAQGDSTLAWLRRRLTGDRGV, translated from the coding sequence ATGCCTGCTCCGCCCGCCGTCGGTCAGAGAACTGCCTGGGTAGATGTCCCAGGCGACGTTCGCCGAGGGATCGAGGACGTCCTCGGCGCGCCGGTGATCCATGCCGAGAGTCAGTCCGGTGGGTTCTCGCCGGGCACGGCGGATCGGGTCCGGACCAGCACCGGTCGGCGTGCCTTCGTGAAAGCGGTCAGCCCGGACCAGAACCCGGACTCGCCCGAGATCCATCGACGTGAGGCTGACTATCTCGCCGTGCTGCCGGCCAGCTCACGATTGCCGAAGCTGATCGGTCGCTACGACGACGGCTACTGGATCGCGATGGTGATGGAGGAGATCGACGGCGAATGCCCGCCAGTCCCGTGGAGTGGTGCACAGGTCGAGACTGCGATGGAGACGCTGGCTGCCCTGGCCGCTGATCTCACTCCGAACCCGCTTCCTGGGCTGGAACCGATCTCGGAGGGTTTCAGCCCGCTCTTCGCCGGCTGGCGGCGGCTCAAAGATGATCCGCCGACGGACCTCGATCCGTGGATCGCGGCCCGTCTCGACGATCTGATCGAACTGTCGGAGTCGACGCTGCCGCGGATCGACGGCGACACCGTCGTCCACTGCGATGTTCGGGCGGACAACCTGCTGGTGCGGGCCGATGGGTCGATGGTGGTCGTCGACTGGCCCTGGGCCCTGTCTGGTGCGGACTGGCTGGACCGTTTCATGCTGCTGATCAACATCGACCTGTACGGCGGTCATGACGTCGAAGATCTGGTCGCCCGCCATCTGACCCACGTGGACCCCGACCTGATCACCGGCACTCTGGCCGGGCTGTGCGCCTTCTTCGTCGACTCGGCCCGGCAACCACCGGCACCTGGCTTGCCGACCCTGCGTGAGTTCCAACGTGCCCAAGGTGACTCGACTCTGGCCTGGCTGCGCCGCCGGCTCACCGGCGACCGCGGGGTCTGA
- a CDS encoding maleylpyruvate isomerase family mycothiol-dependent enzyme yields the protein MTDASDKLAATRALVTVATQRLVGDTIGVNDPSWCEPSRLPHWSRGHVATHLARNADGMRRLTEWARTGERHEMYASAQVREEEIEAGAGRSGLELQIDLDTSAERLTEGFSALDEADAWEREVELRGGQRLAARLLPVARLTEVVLHHVDLDIGYEVSDIDNETADFVLEWSAHRLGVRDEFPRLQLRSDTGLHTDLGGGGSPRTVTGSSSALLGWLTGRATPDTVRGAGDLVLPGL from the coding sequence ATGACCGATGCGTCCGACAAGCTGGCCGCGACCCGAGCACTGGTGACGGTCGCGACCCAACGGCTGGTCGGCGACACCATCGGGGTCAACGACCCGTCCTGGTGCGAGCCGAGTCGGTTGCCTCATTGGTCCCGCGGCCACGTCGCCACTCACCTCGCCCGGAATGCGGACGGAATGCGGCGACTCACCGAGTGGGCCCGAACGGGCGAACGGCACGAGATGTATGCCTCGGCGCAGGTCCGTGAGGAGGAGATCGAAGCAGGGGCCGGGCGGTCCGGCCTGGAGCTCCAGATCGACCTGGACACCAGCGCGGAGCGACTCACCGAGGGATTCTCCGCCCTGGACGAGGCCGATGCCTGGGAGCGTGAGGTCGAGCTTCGCGGGGGTCAGCGGTTGGCTGCGCGGCTGCTGCCAGTGGCCAGGCTGACCGAGGTCGTGTTGCACCATGTGGACCTGGATATCGGCTATGAAGTGTCCGACATTGACAACGAGACCGCCGATTTCGTCCTGGAGTGGTCGGCGCACCGACTCGGCGTCAGGGACGAGTTCCCTCGCCTCCAGCTGCGGAGCGACACCGGTTTGCACACTGATCTCGGCGGCGGCGGGTCGCCGCGCACGGTCACTGGATCGTCCTCCGCGCTCCTCGGTTGGCTGACCGGTCGCGCAACGCCGGACACCGTGCGCGGTGCCGGCGACCTGGTGCTGCCAGGACTGTGA
- a CDS encoding DUF4037 domain-containing protein gives MSQPIGPPFVPGHQLSRAVYEDHVAPALARRLPRLQYAAAVIGHGSDVLGYDTARSTDHDWGPRLQIIVGEQDGLALTTEILAAVDEALPETVCGVPVELPGAQQLPDDTVTHHNSQVGRRHHGVTVTSVRRLLDELLRTTDDPRRWRATQWLSTPRQSLLEFTAGPMYRDDTGELTAARSALAWYPHDLWLYVMSARWQRIAQIEAFVGRAAEVGDDLGSRVLAGQIACDVMHLALLHRRAYAPYAKWLGTAFQRHDDGHKLGDHLTEALSAGTASDRQQALVRALLELSRRHDDLAVTAPMHSQAEMFFGRPYPVIWSERIARGLHESINDPGVASLPFGLGGIDEITNSTDALKSNGLRQAIATV, from the coding sequence GTGAGCCAACCCATCGGACCGCCGTTCGTTCCAGGCCATCAGCTGAGCCGCGCTGTATACGAGGACCATGTCGCACCGGCCTTGGCGAGGCGACTCCCTCGGCTGCAGTACGCAGCGGCAGTGATCGGGCACGGCTCCGACGTGCTGGGCTACGACACCGCCCGGTCCACCGACCATGATTGGGGTCCTCGCCTGCAGATCATCGTCGGCGAACAAGACGGCCTGGCTCTCACAACTGAGATCTTGGCCGCTGTGGATGAGGCGCTGCCTGAGACCGTGTGCGGCGTACCGGTCGAGCTTCCCGGCGCCCAGCAGCTCCCGGACGATACCGTCACCCATCACAACAGCCAGGTCGGCAGGCGCCACCATGGCGTAACCGTGACCTCGGTGCGGCGCCTGCTCGACGAGTTGCTGCGTACGACCGACGATCCCCGGCGCTGGCGCGCTACTCAGTGGCTGTCCACCCCGAGGCAGAGTCTGCTGGAGTTCACCGCCGGGCCGATGTACCGCGACGACACTGGCGAGCTGACCGCAGCGCGATCGGCGCTCGCCTGGTATCCGCACGACCTCTGGCTCTACGTCATGTCCGCGCGCTGGCAGCGCATCGCTCAGATCGAGGCGTTCGTCGGCCGCGCGGCCGAGGTTGGAGACGACCTCGGATCACGTGTGCTTGCCGGGCAGATCGCCTGCGATGTCATGCACCTCGCGCTCCTCCATCGACGCGCCTACGCACCGTACGCAAAGTGGCTCGGCACCGCCTTCCAGCGTCACGACGACGGCCACAAACTCGGCGATCACCTCACGGAGGCTCTCTCGGCGGGAACGGCGTCGGATCGGCAGCAGGCTCTCGTACGCGCATTGCTGGAGCTCAGCCGCCGGCATGACGATCTTGCTGTGACCGCGCCGATGCACAGCCAGGCAGAGATGTTCTTCGGGCGGCCCTACCCGGTGATCTGGTCCGAACGAATCGCCCGGGGATTGCACGAGTCGATCAACGATCCGGGGGTCGCCTCGCTGCCCTTCGGCCTCGGCGGCATTGACGAGATCACCAACTCGACCGACGCACTCAAGAGCAACGGTCTGCGGCAGGCCATCGCGACTGTGTAG
- the uvrA gene encoding excinuclease ABC subunit UvrA gives MSDQIVVRGAREHNLRNISLELPRDALIVFTGLSGSGKSSLAFDTIFAEGQRRYVESLSAYARQFLGQMDKPDVDFIEGLSPAVSIDQKSTSRNPRSTVGTITEVYDYLRLLYARAGRPHCPICGEPISRQSPQQIVDRLMALSEGTRFQVLAPVIRGRKGEYAELFRQLASQGFARARVDGETVMLTDPPILDKKYKHDIDVVVDRLAVKPTVKQRLTDSVETALGLTQGIVTIDFVDLDAKDPLRERRYSEKLACPNDHDIAIDELEPRQFSFNGPWGACPECSGLGTRMEVDPELVVPDDEKSLDEGAIAPWSSAHVADYFQRLIASLAEETGFSTTVPWHSLPSAAKKILLFGVPGQVHVRYRNRYGRERSYNAKYEGIVPYIERRHAEAETDTSRERFAGYMREVPCTACRGARLKPTSLAVTVGDKNIAEVASLSIDEAATFLAGLELTDREKQIAERVLKEINERLKFLLDVGLDYLSLSRPTASLSGGEAQRIRLATQIGSGLVGVLYVLDEPSIGLHQRDNRRLIETLIRLRNLGNTLIVVEHDEDTIRVADWAVDIGPGAGEHGGKVVVSGPVEDLLTSEDSITGAYLSGRRQIALPSQRRPRQKGREITVQQATEHNLKNVTVSFPLGELIAVTGVSGSGKSTLVNSILYTALAKRIYNAREVPGRHRAITGADQIDKIIHVDQSPIGRTPRSNPATYTGVFDHIRKLFAETPEAKVRGYQQGRFSFNVKGGRCENCTGDGTIKIEMNFLPDVYVPCEVCHGARYNRETLEVHYKGKTIAEVLDMSIEEGVEFFAALPSIARHLKTLNEVGLGYVRLGQSAPTLSGGEAQRVKLASELQKRSTGRTLYVLDEPTTGLHFEDIRKLLGVLGRLVDNGNTVVVIEHNLDVIKTADWLIDMGPEGGSRGGTVIAEGTPEQIAANPRSYTGEFLRPILMGREVPVGEAQPSLMEAPTNGSRPAAKKAAAKKSTAAGTKKTATAKTTTTAKKVPVKRAATTKAPAKKTAPARLAG, from the coding sequence GTGAGTGATCAGATCGTCGTACGCGGTGCGCGCGAGCATAACCTGCGCAACATCTCGCTGGAGCTGCCGCGAGATGCGCTCATCGTCTTCACCGGGCTGTCGGGCTCGGGGAAGTCCAGTTTGGCGTTCGACACCATCTTCGCTGAGGGGCAGCGGCGCTATGTCGAGTCGCTGTCGGCGTACGCGCGGCAGTTCCTGGGTCAGATGGACAAGCCCGACGTCGACTTCATCGAAGGGCTGTCACCGGCGGTCTCGATCGACCAGAAGTCGACCAGCCGCAACCCCCGCTCGACGGTGGGCACCATCACCGAGGTGTACGACTATCTCCGGCTGCTCTATGCGCGTGCCGGCCGCCCGCACTGCCCGATCTGTGGCGAGCCGATCAGCCGGCAGTCGCCGCAGCAGATCGTCGACCGGTTGATGGCGCTGTCCGAAGGCACCAGGTTCCAGGTGCTGGCGCCGGTCATCCGGGGCCGCAAGGGGGAGTACGCGGAGCTGTTCCGCCAGCTCGCCTCGCAAGGTTTCGCCCGGGCCAGGGTCGACGGCGAGACCGTGATGCTGACCGATCCACCGATCCTGGACAAGAAGTACAAGCACGACATCGATGTGGTGGTCGACCGGCTGGCGGTGAAGCCGACGGTCAAGCAGCGGCTGACCGACTCGGTGGAGACCGCGCTCGGGCTCACCCAGGGCATCGTCACCATTGATTTCGTCGATCTGGATGCCAAGGATCCGCTGCGGGAGCGGCGCTATTCGGAGAAGCTCGCCTGCCCCAACGATCACGACATCGCGATCGACGAGCTCGAGCCGCGGCAGTTCTCCTTCAACGGTCCTTGGGGCGCCTGTCCGGAGTGCTCGGGTCTCGGCACCCGGATGGAGGTCGATCCCGAGCTGGTGGTGCCGGACGACGAGAAGAGCCTGGACGAGGGTGCGATCGCACCCTGGTCGTCGGCGCATGTCGCCGACTACTTCCAGCGATTGATCGCCTCGCTCGCGGAGGAGACCGGCTTCAGCACCACGGTGCCCTGGCACTCGCTGCCCTCGGCGGCCAAGAAGATCCTGCTCTTCGGGGTGCCCGGTCAGGTGCATGTCCGCTATCGCAACCGGTACGGGCGGGAGCGCAGTTACAACGCCAAGTACGAGGGCATCGTCCCCTATATCGAGCGGCGGCATGCCGAGGCGGAGACCGACACCTCCAGGGAGCGATTCGCCGGCTATATGCGCGAGGTGCCCTGCACCGCCTGCCGGGGCGCCCGGCTGAAGCCGACCTCGCTGGCGGTGACCGTCGGCGACAAGAACATCGCCGAGGTGGCAAGTCTCTCCATCGACGAGGCGGCCACCTTCCTGGCCGGTCTGGAGTTGACCGATCGGGAGAAGCAGATCGCGGAGCGGGTGCTCAAGGAGATCAACGAGCGACTGAAGTTCCTGCTCGACGTCGGCCTGGACTATCTGTCGCTGAGCCGGCCGACGGCCAGCCTCTCCGGGGGCGAGGCGCAGCGGATCCGGCTGGCGACCCAGATCGGCTCCGGGCTGGTCGGCGTGCTGTATGTGCTGGATGAGCCGAGCATCGGGCTGCATCAGCGGGACAACCGGCGGTTGATCGAGACCTTGATCAGACTCCGGAACCTGGGCAACACCTTGATCGTGGTCGAGCACGACGAGGACACCATCAGGGTCGCGGACTGGGCGGTCGACATCGGTCCTGGGGCGGGCGAGCACGGCGGCAAGGTGGTGGTCTCGGGTCCGGTCGAGGACCTGCTGACCAGCGAGGACTCGATCACCGGGGCGTACCTGTCCGGTCGTCGACAGATCGCGCTGCCGAGTCAGCGCCGCCCGCGACAGAAGGGCCGCGAGATCACCGTCCAACAGGCGACCGAGCACAATCTGAAGAACGTGACCGTGAGCTTCCCGCTCGGCGAGCTGATCGCGGTCACCGGCGTCTCCGGCTCGGGCAAATCGACGCTGGTCAACTCGATCCTCTACACCGCGCTGGCGAAGCGGATCTACAACGCCCGCGAGGTGCCCGGCCGGCATCGCGCCATTACCGGAGCAGACCAGATCGACAAGATCATCCATGTCGACCAGTCGCCGATCGGGCGCACGCCGCGCTCCAACCCGGCGACGTACACCGGGGTGTTCGACCACATCCGCAAGCTGTTCGCCGAGACACCGGAGGCGAAGGTCCGCGGCTATCAGCAAGGCCGGTTCTCCTTCAACGTCAAGGGCGGCCGCTGCGAGAACTGCACCGGCGACGGCACCATCAAGATCGAGATGAACTTCCTGCCGGATGTGTACGTGCCGTGCGAGGTGTGCCATGGCGCCCGCTACAACCGGGAGACGCTGGAGGTCCACTACAAGGGCAAGACCATCGCCGAGGTGCTCGACATGTCGATCGAGGAGGGAGTGGAGTTCTTCGCCGCCCTGCCGTCGATCGCACGGCACCTGAAGACGCTGAACGAGGTCGGCCTGGGCTATGTCCGGCTCGGCCAGTCGGCTCCGACCCTGTCCGGCGGTGAGGCCCAGCGGGTCAAGCTGGCCAGTGAGCTGCAGAAGCGGTCGACCGGGCGCACTCTCTATGTGCTGGACGAGCCGACCACCGGGCTGCATTTCGAGGACATCCGCAAGCTGCTCGGGGTGCTCGGCCGGCTGGTCGACAACGGCAACACGGTGGTGGTGATCGAGCACAACCTCGACGTGATCAAGACCGCCGACTGGCTGATCGACATGGGTCCGGAGGGCGGCTCCCGCGGCGGCACGGTGATCGCCGAAGGCACACCGGAGCAGATCGCGGCCAACCCGCGGTCGTACACCGGGGAGTTCCTGCGCCCGATCCTGATGGGTCGCGAGGTGCCGGTCGGGGAGGCGCAGCCGAGCCTGATGGAGGCGCCGACCAACGGCAGCCGGCCCGCCGCGAAGAAGGCCGCAGCCAAGAAGTCCACCGCAGCGGGCACCAAGAAGACCGCTACGGCCAAGACAACCACGACGGCCAAGAAGGTCCCGGTCAAGCGGGCCGCGACGACGAAGGCCCCGGCGAAGAAGACCGCGCCCGCACGACTGGCAGGCTGA
- a CDS encoding peptide ABC transporter substrate-binding protein, whose protein sequence is MRQRRRWVTALVLTFALALVAGCSGSWAHTTPGVYTVYVGEPQNALIPGNTNETNGGNVIDALFAPLVTFDDETLDPTYDGVAESVTSDDRITWTVKLKPGWTFHDGSPVTAESYVKAWNWNALASNSYVNAFFFANIVGYTDLQSMVDGKPRATEMSGLQVVDEQTFTVTLKAPFAVFPITLGARAFSPLPEVFYDDPAAFGRKPIGNGPFTAETEWTRGRGMTLARFDDYQGGVAKAPGMGFRVYTEQSTGYTDVLAGSLDIMVGLPEDARGSAPATFEDRYLTRASSSITSLGFPLYDPRYADVRVRRAISMAINRELLADIIFDGSVTPAHGFATPVVDGFRPDPCGQWCSFDPETANKLLDEAGFDRSKPIDLWFNAGSGHDQWMLAVGNMLRRNLGVDFQLRGHLQFAQLLPLQDEKGMTGPFRAAWSMVYPSIQYYLNPRFGSAAQPPNGSNTSFYSSADFDAAIVKADGAESIPAANTGYQAAEDVLVTDLPQAPIFIGVVQAVHTTRVTNVKITPFGGIDYAGVELLEDR, encoded by the coding sequence GTGCGACAGCGGCGGCGATGGGTGACGGCCCTGGTGCTCACGTTCGCCCTGGCCCTGGTCGCCGGCTGCTCGGGTTCCTGGGCACACACGACCCCGGGCGTCTACACGGTCTACGTCGGCGAGCCACAGAACGCGCTGATCCCTGGCAACACCAACGAGACCAACGGTGGCAATGTCATCGACGCTCTGTTCGCGCCGCTGGTGACCTTCGACGACGAGACGCTCGATCCGACGTACGACGGAGTGGCTGAGTCCGTCACCTCCGATGACCGGATCACCTGGACGGTCAAGCTCAAGCCGGGTTGGACCTTCCACGACGGCAGTCCGGTCACTGCGGAGTCGTACGTGAAGGCGTGGAACTGGAATGCGCTGGCCAGCAACAGCTATGTGAACGCGTTCTTCTTCGCCAATATCGTCGGCTACACCGATCTGCAGTCCATGGTGGACGGCAAGCCGCGCGCCACCGAGATGAGCGGCCTCCAGGTCGTCGACGAGCAGACGTTCACGGTCACGTTGAAGGCGCCGTTCGCGGTCTTCCCGATCACCTTGGGCGCTCGGGCGTTCAGTCCGCTGCCCGAGGTGTTCTACGACGACCCGGCGGCGTTCGGCCGGAAGCCGATCGGAAACGGCCCGTTCACAGCGGAGACCGAGTGGACCCGTGGCCGAGGCATGACCCTGGCTCGGTTCGATGACTACCAGGGCGGAGTGGCGAAAGCCCCGGGGATGGGCTTCCGGGTCTACACCGAGCAGAGCACCGGCTACACCGACGTGCTGGCCGGCTCGCTCGACATCATGGTCGGTCTCCCCGAAGACGCCCGGGGCAGTGCGCCGGCTACCTTTGAGGATCGCTACCTGACCCGGGCGTCCTCCTCGATCACCTCGTTGGGTTTCCCGCTCTACGATCCCCGGTACGCCGATGTCCGGGTGCGGCGTGCGATCTCGATGGCGATCAACCGGGAACTGCTGGCCGACATCATCTTCGACGGCTCGGTCACGCCGGCCCACGGCTTCGCCACCCCGGTGGTGGACGGCTTCCGGCCGGATCCGTGCGGGCAATGGTGCTCGTTCGATCCGGAGACCGCGAACAAGCTGCTCGACGAGGCCGGCTTCGACCGGTCGAAGCCGATCGACCTGTGGTTCAACGCCGGCAGCGGTCACGACCAGTGGATGCTCGCGGTCGGCAACATGCTGCGCCGCAACCTCGGCGTGGACTTCCAGTTGCGCGGTCACCTTCAGTTCGCCCAGCTCCTGCCATTGCAGGATGAGAAGGGCATGACCGGCCCGTTCCGCGCCGCCTGGTCGATGGTGTATCCGTCGATCCAGTACTACCTCAATCCACGCTTCGGCTCCGCGGCCCAGCCGCCCAACGGCTCCAACACGTCGTTCTATTCGAGCGCCGACTTCGACGCCGCCATCGTCAAGGCCGACGGTGCCGAGTCGATCCCCGCTGCGAACACCGGCTACCAGGCAGCCGAAGACGTCCTGGTCACCGACCTCCCGCAGGCGCCGATCTTCATCGGCGTGGTGCAGGCCGTCCACACCACCCGGGTGACGAACGTGAAGATCACGCCGTTCGGCGGTATCGACTATGCCGGCGTCGAACTGTTGGAGGACCGATGA